From a single Gimesia fumaroli genomic region:
- a CDS encoding leucine-rich repeat domain-containing protein, producing MFLLNKYRSQMVLFLSLLLATGCGEPPRTVTDETAAYWVLSKQGSVTVFLDGRSKHVKKIDQLPAEHFSIRSIQLVKKDNLQPAELKEISGLKQLRNLNLSRTNVDHRAILNLTNLPQLRALDLSETNVSDAGLEAIGEFAKLKTLDLSKTKIDGSGLGGLDGCGKLTELNLSGTDLRPDHLNMLKGFTNLIKLNVLNTYVNDQDIGDLKQALKYCEIITKADPETAKKK from the coding sequence ATGTTTCTCCTCAATAAGTATCGTAGTCAAATGGTGTTATTTTTGTCGTTACTATTAGCGACTGGATGTGGCGAACCTCCCAGGACTGTCACAGACGAAACGGCCGCCTATTGGGTTCTCAGTAAACAAGGAAGTGTGACTGTTTTTTTAGATGGTCGTTCTAAACATGTAAAAAAAATAGACCAATTGCCAGCTGAGCATTTTTCGATCCGGTCAATCCAGCTCGTTAAAAAAGACAATCTTCAACCAGCGGAACTAAAGGAAATCTCAGGACTGAAACAGCTCCGTAACCTCAATCTTTCTCGTACGAATGTTGATCATCGTGCGATTTTAAACCTTACAAATTTGCCTCAACTCAGAGCACTCGATCTTTCTGAGACCAATGTGTCTGATGCTGGTTTAGAAGCAATAGGTGAATTTGCGAAATTGAAAACCCTTGATCTTTCGAAAACAAAAATCGATGGGTCTGGTCTGGGAGGTTTAGATGGTTGTGGGAAACTGACAGAACTGAATTTAAGCGGTACAGATCTTCGCCCCGATCACTTGAATATGCTGAAAGGTTTTACCAACCTGATCAAGCTGAATGTGTTGAATACCTATGTGAACGATCAAGATATTGGTGACTTAAAACAAGCCTTGAAATACTGTGAAATAATAACAAAGGCAGATCCAGAGACTGCGAAAAAAAAGTAG
- a CDS encoding ArnT family glycosyltransferase has translation MASLNNTKHTEKHSFAKNLPYFFVVGLLAIQASLLGYMAVKQSPNANEPGHLVAGISNWQLGRFELYRVNPPLVRMIGALPVVMAGAKTDWEAFHDGPGARPVFTIGPDFIKANGERSFWLMTLARWACIPLSLIGGLVCFFWARALYGELSGLLALTLWCFSPNLLAHGAFITPDAGATAISVAAGWLFWRWLNHPTWGRAIAAGCLLGLAELAKFTLILFFGLWPCLWLFWLCISRSKETQASVWRQGAQITVLLLLALHILNLGYGYDGSFKPLGKYEFISATLKGSEADTDTSETGNRFTGTWLENIPVPLPVQYVIGIDIQKQDFERERQTFFRGKFYPHGFWYYYLYALAIKVPLGTWVLALMASGFTLFQIKRGEWDNWRDEFILLAPLMLIFVFVSSETDYNAHLRYILPVFPFGIIWISKSAQLITSFKSYRSLVIAIPLLWSVASSLWVFPHSLAYFNEVTGGPAQGYRHLINSNLDWGQDLHELKQWLDQHPSSEPFYLAYYGLFAPQVAGIKFQLPPEWPEGDDDLKDSANRSLVPGRYAISVNHIYGLDTLPPFNEAGEKQYVNQSGYRYFLKLTPVARAGYSIHIYEISQADIDRLKETRHSE, from the coding sequence GTGGCTTCATTAAATAACACAAAGCATACTGAGAAACATTCATTCGCGAAAAATCTACCTTATTTTTTTGTTGTCGGATTGCTCGCGATCCAGGCATCTCTCCTAGGGTATATGGCGGTGAAGCAGAGCCCCAATGCCAATGAACCCGGCCACTTGGTCGCTGGCATCAGTAACTGGCAGCTAGGTCGCTTTGAGCTGTATCGTGTTAACCCCCCTTTGGTTCGTATGATAGGGGCATTACCAGTTGTAATGGCTGGTGCAAAAACAGACTGGGAAGCATTTCATGATGGTCCCGGAGCGCGGCCTGTATTTACGATTGGTCCCGATTTTATCAAAGCAAACGGCGAACGCTCGTTTTGGCTCATGACTCTGGCTCGCTGGGCATGTATCCCGCTGAGCTTGATTGGTGGTCTGGTCTGTTTTTTCTGGGCACGTGCTCTGTATGGAGAACTTTCAGGATTACTTGCTCTTACATTGTGGTGTTTCAGTCCCAATCTTCTGGCGCATGGCGCGTTTATTACCCCTGATGCAGGGGCCACGGCAATATCTGTAGCCGCCGGGTGGCTTTTTTGGAGATGGCTGAATCACCCGACCTGGGGGCGCGCGATTGCTGCTGGATGTCTACTGGGGCTTGCTGAACTGGCGAAATTTACTCTGATATTGTTTTTTGGCCTCTGGCCGTGCCTTTGGTTATTTTGGCTGTGTATTTCTCGTTCTAAGGAAACACAGGCTTCAGTCTGGCGTCAGGGAGCCCAGATAACCGTTCTACTGTTGCTTGCATTGCATATTCTTAATCTGGGCTATGGATATGACGGATCTTTCAAGCCACTCGGTAAATACGAATTCATCAGTGCAACCTTAAAAGGCTCCGAAGCAGATACAGACACAAGCGAGACAGGAAATCGATTTACTGGGACCTGGCTTGAGAATATTCCAGTACCTTTACCGGTTCAGTATGTCATTGGTATCGATATTCAAAAGCAGGACTTTGAACGAGAACGTCAGACTTTCTTTCGAGGAAAATTTTATCCTCATGGGTTTTGGTATTACTACCTCTATGCGTTGGCGATCAAGGTTCCGCTCGGTACTTGGGTTTTGGCGCTTATGGCCAGTGGTTTCACTTTATTTCAGATTAAGCGAGGGGAGTGGGACAACTGGAGAGATGAATTTATTCTTTTAGCACCACTAATGCTGATATTCGTCTTCGTGAGTTCAGAAACCGATTACAATGCCCATTTACGATATATACTACCAGTTTTTCCCTTTGGTATCATCTGGATCAGTAAATCCGCTCAGTTGATCACTTCCTTTAAATCGTATCGATCACTGGTGATTGCGATACCACTTCTCTGGTCGGTTGCTTCCAGTTTATGGGTTTTTCCACACAGTCTTGCTTATTTTAATGAAGTGACCGGGGGGCCCGCGCAAGGCTATCGTCATCTGATAAATAGTAATCTTGACTGGGGGCAGGATTTGCATGAATTAAAACAATGGTTAGATCAACATCCCAGTTCGGAACCATTCTATCTTGCCTATTACGGGCTATTTGCCCCACAGGTCGCTGGAATCAAATTTCAACTCCCCCCCGAATGGCCAGAGGGAGACGATGATCTCAAGGATTCAGCGAATAGATCACTCGTCCCCGGACGTTACGCCATTAGCGTGAATCATATATACGGTTTGGATACACTTCCGCCGTTCAATGAAGCGGGAGAAAAGCAATATGTTAATCAATCAGGATATCGGTATTTCCTGAAATTAACTCCCGTTGCTCGTGCGGGTTATTCAATCCATATTTATGAGATTTCTCAGGCTGACATTGATCGTTTAAAAGAGACAAGACACAGCGAGTGA
- a CDS encoding ArnT family glycosyltransferase, which yields MNSGAKWLLGGLLLLSLSLNLWNNDFPVGYHGDEPKKVRFTLNYEQDFHIPILMLQLARLGNLVFGFEDERVVLIGRWVSAFSGVLIVFFSFLFAKRTMNERWAFLVTAGVAVSPILVVHAHYMKEDMLFTACAMAALWFILKFIENPNWKTAIPLGITTGLAWSAHYKSALLVVIAVLIPLLISVPKKLSYYSFLIAAGFLGIYVFLNVNYPILEAPEIFFEGVRHEGNHAATGHSISVSPFDQWFSFHLFNSVIPGLTLSVTLLAVTGMIVLLFCWKETQDVDRLFLLFVVFYYLIPEISPSKPPPGYSRYILQIVPALIYFSVRGIHLLSSHFSSNYVRKGLLLLLSISLSLSFWDTLQLDYYMNWKRDTRQQAAEWLSQAGGKSFYEQYAAAKNDVRSIGDFTPEELRNQGYDFVVASDFRYERYYRGAQTSGQDEYIYNRHRQYEEWFRYPFVEIRPTYRSFAFSNPTVRIIDLRPVQKLTESN from the coding sequence ATGAACTCTGGCGCGAAATGGTTACTGGGAGGTCTGTTGCTCCTCTCATTATCTTTGAATTTATGGAACAATGATTTTCCCGTTGGCTACCACGGAGACGAGCCCAAGAAAGTTCGATTCACTCTCAATTATGAGCAGGATTTTCACATCCCAATCTTAATGCTTCAGTTGGCTCGTCTGGGAAATCTTGTATTTGGCTTTGAAGACGAACGTGTTGTCTTGATAGGTCGGTGGGTGTCTGCTTTTTCCGGAGTGCTCATCGTTTTCTTTTCGTTTTTGTTTGCCAAAAGAACAATGAATGAACGCTGGGCATTTCTTGTGACAGCGGGGGTGGCAGTTTCTCCCATTCTTGTAGTCCATGCCCATTACATGAAAGAAGATATGTTGTTCACTGCCTGCGCCATGGCAGCGTTATGGTTCATTCTCAAATTCATCGAAAATCCAAACTGGAAAACAGCGATCCCCCTCGGAATTACAACGGGACTGGCCTGGTCAGCACATTATAAGTCTGCCTTGTTAGTTGTGATTGCTGTTTTGATTCCACTTCTGATTTCTGTTCCCAAAAAACTAAGTTACTATAGTTTTTTAATAGCCGCTGGGTTTTTGGGGATTTATGTTTTCTTAAATGTGAATTATCCAATTCTGGAGGCACCTGAAATATTCTTTGAGGGGGTCAGGCATGAAGGAAACCATGCAGCCACAGGCCACTCGATTTCCGTTTCTCCGTTTGATCAATGGTTTTCGTTTCACCTTTTCAATAGTGTCATTCCAGGATTAACGCTTTCGGTAACCTTGTTGGCTGTTACGGGAATGATCGTACTACTTTTCTGCTGGAAAGAGACACAGGATGTAGATCGTCTGTTTCTGCTATTTGTTGTTTTTTATTATTTGATTCCTGAGATTTCTCCTTCCAAACCTCCGCCAGGTTATTCCCGCTATATTCTGCAGATTGTTCCTGCCTTGATTTATTTTTCAGTTCGAGGAATTCATCTCTTATCAAGCCATTTCTCAAGCAACTATGTCAGGAAAGGACTTCTGTTATTATTGAGCATCAGCTTGAGCCTCTCTTTTTGGGACACGTTACAGCTGGACTATTATATGAATTGGAAGCGCGATACACGACAGCAGGCTGCCGAATGGCTGTCCCAGGCAGGCGGAAAATCTTTTTACGAACAGTATGCTGCTGCAAAAAACGACGTCAGGTCGATCGGTGATTTCACTCCGGAAGAACTCCGGAATCAAGGGTATGATTTTGTTGTCGCCAGTGACTTTCGTTATGAACGATATTACCGTGGTGCTCAAACTTCTGGGCAGGATGAGTACATTTACAATCGGCATCGGCAATATGAAGAATGGTTCAGGTATCCTTTTGTTGAGATCAGACCAACGTATCGCAGTTTCGCTTTCAGCAACCCAACTGTGCGTATAATAGACTTGCGTCCTGTTCAGAAACTGACTGAAAGTAATTGA
- a CDS encoding glycosyltransferase family 2 protein has translation MPEIIDCNSQTHNSPLDLTILLPAYNEENAIESLITEIRNAMTEWSGNWEILVIDDCSSDNTAAKASLSGVRLVKRVENGGSGASRKTGIRESHGELIAMLDADGSYDPSSLPELLSYFPDYDQVNGARTSEQGTIKFLRVPIKWSIRKLAEIVSGKRIPDLNTGLKIFKRDLMRNYLWAIPDGFSCVTSMTLAFMCNGHSVKYIPVTYRKRIGKSKFHPIHDTLQYFLTVLRIITYFRPLRVLAPLAFSLGAIGVLRASYHIFYSPDLGITDSDVILIVAGLMILIAGMLADLIVKQRQR, from the coding sequence ATGCCTGAAATAATCGATTGCAATTCTCAAACTCACAATTCCCCCCTGGATCTGACAATCTTGCTCCCCGCATATAATGAAGAAAATGCGATTGAATCATTGATCACAGAAATCAGAAACGCCATGACTGAATGGAGCGGGAACTGGGAAATTCTTGTTATTGACGATTGCTCTAGTGATAACACTGCAGCAAAAGCTTCACTGAGTGGAGTTCGTTTAGTCAAACGTGTCGAAAATGGTGGATCCGGTGCCAGTCGCAAAACGGGAATCCGAGAATCGCATGGGGAATTGATTGCCATGCTGGATGCAGATGGGAGTTATGATCCCAGCTCACTTCCCGAACTACTGTCATATTTCCCGGACTATGACCAAGTAAATGGCGCGCGAACCAGCGAGCAAGGAACAATTAAATTCCTGCGAGTTCCGATCAAATGGAGCATTCGTAAGCTGGCAGAAATTGTAAGTGGGAAACGAATCCCCGATCTGAACACTGGCCTGAAGATTTTCAAACGGGACTTAATGCGAAATTACCTCTGGGCCATTCCAGATGGTTTTTCTTGCGTGACTTCAATGACTCTCGCATTCATGTGTAATGGGCACTCCGTCAAATATATCCCTGTTACTTACAGAAAACGTATTGGAAAATCAAAATTCCACCCCATTCACGATACACTACAATATTTTCTCACAGTTCTCAGAATTATTACCTATTTTAGACCCCTTAGAGTTTTGGCACCATTGGCATTTTCACTGGGGGCAATCGGAGTTTTACGAGCGTCTTATCATATCTTTTATTCTCCCGATCTGGGGATTACAGACTCCGACGTGATTCTCATTGTTGCCGGGCTCATGATTCTGATCGCAGGAATGCTGGCCGACTTGATCGTGAAACAACGTCAGAGATAA
- a CDS encoding formylglycine-generating enzyme family protein: protein MQNQKKLIEEPESHLEKSETQTSVKRKRIVIIAVALFFLGDLLCFAWVMRPESTKVASPAIAPFSEAQAAAFQTDWGTHLNIPEEMQNSLEMRFALIPPGTFTMGAGPNEKAVKSREQPQHEVSLSKPYYLCVHEVSLKNFREFVKDTNYQIDPRRDAAGVSQANLSAGNWVEDPLHPWEKVGFEQNEAHPVVNVTWFDAMAFCRWLSEKENRTYRLPYEAEWEFACRAGTETVFNTGNSLWFYGPMENHSDQTVNPGLIVHMQDASPWKDGYANTSPVGTFPQNHFGLFDTHGNVREWCMDWCDEEYYSHSPKVDPKGPQTGASRVLRGGCWGSNEYYCRSGRRMERAPGSRNVRNGFRILCEIDPESDFGEYEYSPTLHRDPRWWYESRIGEEVE from the coding sequence ATGCAAAATCAAAAAAAACTGATCGAAGAGCCCGAATCACATCTTGAAAAAAGTGAAACTCAAACAAGCGTAAAACGAAAACGTATTGTAATAATAGCAGTCGCTCTCTTTTTTTTAGGTGATTTACTCTGTTTTGCCTGGGTGATGCGGCCAGAATCGACAAAGGTTGCTTCACCGGCAATTGCTCCTTTTTCAGAAGCACAAGCTGCTGCGTTTCAGACTGATTGGGGAACTCATTTAAATATTCCTGAAGAAATGCAGAATTCACTTGAGATGCGTTTTGCATTGATTCCTCCCGGCACATTTACAATGGGGGCGGGGCCTAATGAGAAAGCGGTCAAGTCGCGTGAACAACCTCAACATGAAGTCTCTCTTTCGAAGCCGTATTATCTTTGTGTGCATGAAGTATCTTTAAAGAACTTCAGGGAATTCGTGAAGGATACAAATTACCAGATTGATCCTCGTCGTGATGCAGCGGGAGTGTCCCAAGCAAATCTGAGTGCCGGAAATTGGGTGGAAGATCCACTTCATCCCTGGGAAAAAGTGGGGTTTGAACAGAATGAAGCTCATCCTGTTGTGAATGTCACTTGGTTTGATGCGATGGCTTTTTGTCGCTGGTTAAGCGAAAAAGAAAATCGTACCTATCGTCTTCCGTATGAGGCGGAATGGGAGTTTGCCTGCCGTGCAGGAACAGAAACAGTGTTTAATACAGGTAATAGTCTGTGGTTCTATGGGCCCATGGAAAATCACTCTGACCAGACAGTAAATCCGGGACTCATTGTACACATGCAGGATGCCTCTCCCTGGAAGGATGGCTATGCAAACACATCCCCTGTCGGGACCTTTCCTCAAAACCATTTCGGGCTTTTTGATACACATGGTAATGTTCGCGAATGGTGCATGGACTGGTGTGATGAGGAGTATTATTCCCATTCTCCCAAAGTCGACCCGAAGGGGCCACAAACGGGGGCGTCCCGAGTATTACGAGGTGGGTGCTGGGGAAGTAACGAGTATTATTGTCGCTCCGGAAGACGAATGGAGCGAGCTCCCGGATCAAGAAATGTTCGCAATGGATTTCGCATTTTATGTGAAATTGATCCAGAATCTGATTTCGGTGAATACGAATATTCTCCAACTCTTCACCGTGATCCTCGGTGGTGGTATGAATCCAGGATTGGTGAAGAAGTAGAATAA